Below is a genomic region from Candidatus Nitrosocosmicus arcticus.
TTCTTACTACCACAACGTATTTTATGTCGTCACTGCTGCTGTTCAATACTCTAAAAATGAGAATGAATTATATAAATTAAACAACTAGCTACACATGAATTATTCTTGAAATCACGTACTCGTATTTATCTAATTCAAATGAAATAATCTTGGTTTTCCGCAATTTGTTAGATTGATTGACTAACTATTCTCTTATTTAGTTATTAGAGGAGATTTAAATATTCCATCCAGGTTGCAATTGGCAATTTAATTAGGAATAGCATCCCATAAGAAGAACTGTTAGGATTTTATTAATGACTATTTTGTTCCTTATAAGGTTACTACTATGGGGATTTGATATGCTTGCTCAAATTATTAATCACCTGTGCCCATGTAATTAATTAAAGAACAGTTCATACACTGATAAGCCCCCCCTTTATTTCGTCGGATGTCATTTTTCTTTCATTATGAAGCTTATCCTACCGTTAGATTCTAAACGAGCATATTTAATTTCTTTTTCATTTTCTATTCCCTCCAATCTCATTTCGGCTTCAAATTCTGTAATATCCATTTTAGCTTTCTTTAAACCCTCCTTAATAATCGACCCGTAATCTACCAACAAAATAGGTTTAGGTTGTAAGGAATTTCTAAATCGCCTGCTCTTTAAGGTGAGATAGTCAATTGCTTTGAAGAATATTATCGCGATTATTACGGCCGCCATAGCCTGGGGAATTGATATTTCTTTATAAAGCATAGGATCGCCAATTGCTGAGCCGAGTCCCACTACAATCAGCAATGCAAACGGCGATAACTGGCCAATCCCTTTTCCACCCAGCCATTTCACTATAATAAAAACCAAAGATGCGATTATTGCAGTTCTAATAATTACAGATAAAATAACAGAGGGGTCTGGAACTATAGCGCTGTATATCAGATCGTACGGGAATGATTCGGCTGGCTCATTCGGTGGTCCAATGCCTGTCTCAGAATCCGATGATTCTGATGGAGTTGTAGGTAGTGCGTTAAGTAACGCTAGTTGTTCTGAAATACCATTATCGTTTGTACCGTTGTTATTGCTGTTTTGTTCTAATACGGCGTTGAGTGTAACTGAAATACTATTTACCTGATAAACAAGGTATCCAACAACGACTAACATTATGGCTAGACTTATGATTATAATTATCCATATTGTTGAATTATTTATCAATGTATCAAAATGGGTACGCTGGCATATATGTTAAAGTTGATACCAGCAATCAAATCAAATTTCTAATTACTGACAATAATAAATCATTTGTTGTCTATAGGAATATTTTCAGGATGTACCTTCTATTCCTCTGCGGTATTACTCTATACAAATAACCTCGCCTGCTTAAGTTATTTATGTAAGGGTTATTTAATTATCTATTTAATTTAGTAAAATAAAAGGCGTCTCTCTTTATTGATGCTATTTATAGACATGCGAACTAATTATTCACTATCTTCGATGTGTCTTTTTATGGATAATGTATAAACAACGAAAAATAAGAAAATTCATTGCAAGATAGATTGTTTTTAAAATATTTTAGCCACTGGAAAAAACAGTATTACTAAGACAGGTGTTTTGTAAAACTGATCGAATTAGTATTCAAATTGATATTTGGTTTCTTATAACCTTTGTAGAATAAGAATATGCAGATGCAAGATACCGAACCTGTTGGAATTACCTTCGTATCTGAAAATTTTTCTAATTCTATTGATGAATTTTGGATCATAATTAAACCTGAAATAATGATAAATCCATTTGACTTTATTAGCGTAGAAAATGTTAGAAATACCAAAACTATTGGAATTGTTAAAGAACTAAAGAGAATCTATTTTGACCCGGAAACTTTTTCTAAGAATCAATATTTTTCTCAACTTAAACTTCTCATGAATAAGGATGAAATGTTGGGAGATGGCCTCACAGTGGCAAAAATTGACGTAATTGCTAACCGTCAATTCCACAAATTTCAAGAAGAATATACTGAAAATGATTCCAGGATTAACAAGCCACCAAAAAAATCAAAAAATTTGAGCATTAATATGCCAGTTCAGGAAGGGAAACTCGTAAATTTTGCTACTGCCGAGGAGGTCATATCATCTCTGGGAATTCCAGAAATGGAAAATCCAATTCCCGCAGGTGTGATTTCGATGACTAATGACACCCAAATTCCAATAGATCTAGATGTAACGTACATTTTTGGGCCAGATACCACTCACGTTAATGCGACCGGAATTTCAGGAAACATGAAGACTAGTTATCTGTTATTCTTGTTACAGGTTATTTATCAGAAACTTTCGGAAGAAGGCATTTCTATAATCTTATTTAATACTAAAGAAAAAGATCTCCTCTATATCGATAAAGAAAGAGATGAAGGCTTTACTAGTGAGGATAAACATGTACTTGACCTGCTTGGTTTGAATTTGACTCCATTTAATAATGTAAAATATTTTCTCCCAAGAGGAAAAAATGGTAAACCAAATTCGGCTCATGTTCCCGAGAAAAACTTTTTAACCTATTCTTTTGAATTAGCTGATGTTTATGATCGATTGGAATTGTTATTTTCCTCAGAAACAACGCTCGATCCCCAGTATAATATTTCATCAATCTTAAATTACATTTATGAATTTTGGCCTAACTTAACCCAAGGTGGTAATAGCAAGGGAGATTCCAACAAAATTGCAACTTGGACGGACTTGATTAATTTTAATGAGTATCCAGAAGAAGTTGTTACCCACAAGACAACGCTATTAAAGTTTCAGGGGATGATCCAGAGATTTAGGAAACCATCCACTTTGTTTGTAGATAAAAAGGTAACAAGCACGTATCTTGGCAGAGAAATTAGAAAAATGAACAAAAATGAAGTTTATGTAATAGATATAGCTAGGCTTTCCACATTAGACGAACAAGCATTTGTGGTTGGAGATGTAATGAAGACTATAGACGAGATGTACTCCCTTGGCCATGTAGATACTCCTGATGCCGCCTTTGGTGGTGATATTGAAATCGATGCTGAAAAAGTAAAAACAAATACCGGTATGGCAAAAAAGCCAAAATATATTGTAATCTTTATTGACGAAATTAACCGATTTTTACCACATAGGGTATCTGGTATTAACAATTTTGGGATTTCAACGTCTAACCGGTCAGCTGTTGCAGAAGAATTGTTTAAGACTTTAATCACAGGCAAGTCCCGCCACTGTATACTTTTCTCCGCACAACAATTCAAAAGCCAAATTGACCCAAGCGTTAATGAAAATACTGGTTTACATGTTATCACAAAGCTGGGTTTATCCGAACTATCTTCAAATTCCTATTCAATGATAGACGATGCTACCAAATCAGTTATTAGCAAACTGCATAAAGGTGAATTTATCCTTGTACATCCCGCCTTTAGGCATCCTGTCAAGATTACTATACCAAAACCCACGTTCAAAAGACCATAACTTGGAATTATGGAAACAGCACGAGTGATGCTAAAGATGCGTATGGTGGGAATAAATCAATTTAATAGTAAAATGTTAGTCCCTTTTTTTGAGTAAGTATTTAATGTTAGCTTTCAAATATTTAATAAGATAACATTATGAGATTTGTTCAAATATCTGACTTACATATCGGTGGTTTGTTTAAACAAGATACATTTGATACTTTGGTTGATGAAGTTAATAATGATTTGAAACCTGATGTCATAATTATATCAGGAGACTTAACGGATGATGGACTTTTCTTTCAATTTGAACAGGCAAAACAAGAAATAAAAAAATTTTCGTGTAAGAACCTAATAGTATTTCCGGGAAACCATGATTATCGACATACAGGTTATCTTTTATTTAGACAGTTCTTTCCTGTTTCTGCACCAAGCGGTTCTAGGGTTTACAAATTTAGTGATCCAAAGAACAAGAATCAAACAGTTGTAGTTACAACTGTTGGAACTGCAAGAGCAGATAGAGATGAAGGTGAAGTTGGATTTAGACAAAACCTATGGCTAAACAAAATTCTAAAAAAATATCACATTCCAAGACATCCTACTGATCAGCAACCGCAGCAACCGCAAAATAAGAATAAAACAATAATAAAAATTGTTGCAATGCATCACCACTTGATTGCTATACCTGATACAGGCTATACCAATGTAGTGGGAATCTCTGATGCAGGTGATGTATTAAGAACTTGCCTCGCTAACGATGTCGATATTGTCATTTGCGGTCACAAGCACAGACCTTGGATCTGGAACCTGGGCACTATGAAAATAGCTTATGCCGGCACAGCTTGCTCGTGGAGATATAGAGGGGTTTTTGAAGATACATATAATATTATAGATATTGCAGACGATGGCAAAATAGAAATAGATATCAAAATAGTTGGTGGAAATAGAATGCCCTTGTCGGAGGTAGTTACTCAATATAATCCTGAGGATAGAGTAACACGAATTGCAGATATGATGTCCCCAGATTAAATAACAGGTTAACTATCATAAGATTTGCTACAGACTTATAAAACCACCACAAAATAATTTTAGATCTTATGATCTTGTTATAAAGTATATACGTAAAGAAAAATGCAAAATTTGTTGCAATAAGTGCGGACCTTGAGTTCTAAAGGTTTACAGAGATAATTTTTTTGAGTGAGGGAATGATTTGCTCTTTATTTAGCCTTCAGACAGTTTGAAGGATCATTTTTTTGAAATATTTAAAATGTATAAAACTACGAGTCGTTCTTTGTTTCCATGGAAATGATGTTTTGAGTTCGAAGGAACAAAAATACAAGAGCCTTTTCTTATTTCGTGATCCTCTTCTAATATGTTAATATATCCTTTACCTTCTAAAACAAAATAGAGTTCATCATCTGAATGAGGCCCCTGTGTGTCCTTTTGACCGGGATCGAGTCTAAGCACTCCAACTTCAAAACTCTCATTATGTAAAAAATCTAGGAAATAAGTTGAATTGTCTTTTTTATTAAGCTTTAACAGTATTGAATCAAGGTCAAAAATTTTGTCCATATTTTACTAGAATGCATCTTAAATTAGTTTGTTCTCATGATGTTTGTTTGACCAAATGAAGTAAGTCTGATGGATACTTACTACATATGTGAGTCAACCT
It encodes:
- a CDS encoding DUF421 domain-containing protein, encoding MINNSTIWIIIIISLAIMLVVVGYLVYQVNSISVTLNAVLEQNSNNNGTNDNGISEQLALLNALPTTPSESSDSETGIGPPNEPAESFPYDLIYSAIVPDPSVILSVIIRTAIIASLVFIIVKWLGGKGIGQLSPFALLIVVGLGSAIGDPMLYKEISIPQAMAAVIIAIIFFKAIDYLTLKSRRFRNSLQPKPILLVDYGSIIKEGLKKAKMDITEFEAEMRLEGIENEKEIKYARLESNGRISFIMKEK
- a CDS encoding ATP-binding protein, with protein sequence MQDTEPVGITFVSENFSNSIDEFWIIIKPEIMINPFDFISVENVRNTKTIGIVKELKRIYFDPETFSKNQYFSQLKLLMNKDEMLGDGLTVAKIDVIANRQFHKFQEEYTENDSRINKPPKKSKNLSINMPVQEGKLVNFATAEEVISSLGIPEMENPIPAGVISMTNDTQIPIDLDVTYIFGPDTTHVNATGISGNMKTSYLLFLLQVIYQKLSEEGISIILFNTKEKDLLYIDKERDEGFTSEDKHVLDLLGLNLTPFNNVKYFLPRGKNGKPNSAHVPEKNFLTYSFELADVYDRLELLFSSETTLDPQYNISSILNYIYEFWPNLTQGGNSKGDSNKIATWTDLINFNEYPEEVVTHKTTLLKFQGMIQRFRKPSTLFVDKKVTSTYLGREIRKMNKNEVYVIDIARLSTLDEQAFVVGDVMKTIDEMYSLGHVDTPDAAFGGDIEIDAEKVKTNTGMAKKPKYIVIFIDEINRFLPHRVSGINNFGISTSNRSAVAEELFKTLITGKSRHCILFSAQQFKSQIDPSVNENTGLHVITKLGLSELSSNSYSMIDDATKSVISKLHKGEFILVHPAFRHPVKITIPKPTFKRP
- a CDS encoding metallophosphoesterase family protein translates to MRFVQISDLHIGGLFKQDTFDTLVDEVNNDLKPDVIIISGDLTDDGLFFQFEQAKQEIKKFSCKNLIVFPGNHDYRHTGYLLFRQFFPVSAPSGSRVYKFSDPKNKNQTVVVTTVGTARADRDEGEVGFRQNLWLNKILKKYHIPRHPTDQQPQQPQNKNKTIIKIVAMHHHLIAIPDTGYTNVVGISDAGDVLRTCLANDVDIVICGHKHRPWIWNLGTMKIAYAGTACSWRYRGVFEDTYNIIDIADDGKIEIDIKIVGGNRMPLSEVVTQYNPEDRVTRIADMMSPD
- a CDS encoding cupin domain-containing protein, with translation MDKIFDLDSILLKLNKKDNSTYFLDFLHNESFEVGVLRLDPGQKDTQGPHSDDELYFVLEGKGYINILEEDHEIRKGSCIFVPSNSKHHFHGNKERLVVLYILNISKK